Proteins found in one Arthrobacter pascens genomic segment:
- the arc gene encoding proteasome ATPase has product METPNQDSGRTPAEQSAANDLSIADRQVNILRDKLRHIDRQLAAATQNNAKLVSMLETAKAEILRLKNALDQEGQPPYSFGTVLQLNPKRQPSPGSSGQAATEESVDIFNAGRKMRVGISPLVNMNQLAVGQEVLLNEALLVVAGLGYERAGELATLKEMLGPDRALVVGRADEERVIRLSGALLTEKLRVGDALSIDSRTGYALEKVPRSEVENLVLEEVPDITYEDIGGLGPQIEQIRDAVELPFLHPDLYREHGLKAPKGILLYGPPGCGKTLIAKAVANSLAARAAERTGNVDLKSYFLNIKGPELLDKYVGETERHIRLIFSRAREKASDGSPVVVFFDEMDSLFRTRGTGISSDVETTIVPQLLSEIDGVERLDNVIVIGASNREDMIDPAILRPGRLDVKVKIQRPDAEAAADIFNKYITTDLPFHESDLAEHEGDVQATVDAMVQRTVEAMYSTEKSNEYLEVTYANGDTEMLYFKDFNSGAVVQNVVDRAKKYAIKDLLTLHQKGLRIEHLLRAVVDEFREHEDMPNTTNPDDWARISGKKGERITYIRTIVQGKAGQEPGKSIETMPNTGQYL; this is encoded by the coding sequence ATGGAGACGCCGAACCAGGACTCCGGACGCACACCGGCAGAGCAGTCTGCCGCCAACGATCTGTCCATTGCGGACCGGCAGGTAAACATACTCCGGGACAAGCTCAGGCACATTGACCGCCAACTGGCAGCCGCAACGCAGAACAACGCCAAGCTGGTCAGCATGCTGGAAACCGCGAAAGCCGAGATCCTTCGGCTGAAGAACGCGCTGGACCAGGAGGGGCAGCCGCCCTACAGCTTCGGAACGGTGCTGCAGCTCAATCCGAAGCGCCAGCCGTCACCCGGCAGCAGCGGGCAGGCGGCCACAGAAGAGTCCGTGGACATCTTCAACGCTGGCCGGAAAATGCGCGTGGGGATCAGCCCCCTGGTCAACATGAACCAGTTGGCCGTGGGCCAGGAAGTACTGCTGAACGAGGCACTGCTGGTTGTTGCCGGACTCGGGTATGAGCGTGCAGGCGAGCTCGCCACGCTCAAGGAAATGCTCGGGCCCGACCGTGCGCTGGTGGTGGGACGCGCCGACGAAGAGCGCGTGATCCGGCTCTCCGGAGCCCTTCTCACCGAGAAACTCAGGGTGGGGGACGCCCTGTCCATCGACTCGCGCACAGGCTATGCCTTGGAGAAGGTTCCCCGGTCCGAGGTGGAGAACCTGGTCCTCGAGGAAGTCCCTGATATCACCTATGAGGACATCGGCGGCCTCGGACCGCAGATCGAACAGATCCGCGATGCCGTTGAACTGCCGTTCCTGCATCCGGATCTTTACCGTGAGCACGGCCTCAAGGCACCCAAGGGCATCCTGCTGTACGGCCCGCCCGGCTGCGGTAAGACCCTGATCGCCAAGGCGGTGGCCAACTCACTGGCGGCCCGTGCGGCGGAACGGACGGGCAATGTCGACCTTAAGAGCTACTTCCTGAACATCAAGGGACCTGAACTGCTGGACAAGTATGTCGGCGAGACAGAACGCCACATCCGGCTGATCTTCTCCCGCGCACGGGAGAAGGCCTCGGACGGCAGCCCCGTAGTGGTGTTTTTCGACGAAATGGACTCACTTTTCCGTACCCGCGGAACGGGCATTTCCTCCGACGTCGAAACCACCATCGTGCCCCAGCTGCTAAGCGAGATCGACGGCGTGGAGAGGCTGGACAACGTGATTGTGATCGGTGCGTCCAACCGCGAGGACATGATTGATCCCGCGATCCTCCGCCCGGGCCGACTGGATGTCAAAGTCAAGATCCAGCGCCCGGATGCCGAGGCAGCGGCGGATATCTTTAACAAGTACATCACCACGGACCTGCCGTTCCACGAGTCTGACCTCGCTGAGCATGAAGGAGATGTCCAGGCCACGGTGGATGCCATGGTCCAGCGCACGGTGGAGGCCATGTACTCCACCGAGAAGTCCAACGAGTATCTGGAAGTCACGTACGCCAACGGCGACACGGAGATGCTCTACTTCAAGGACTTCAACTCCGGAGCCGTGGTGCAGAACGTTGTGGACCGGGCCAAGAAGTACGCCATCAAGGACCTCCTGACCCTGCATCAGAAGGGCCTGCGGATCGAGCACCTGCTCCGCGCCGTCGTGGACGAATTCCGCGAACACGAGGATATGCCGAACACCACAAACCCGGATGACTGGGCCCGCATCTCCGGCAAGAAGGGCGAGCGGATCACCTACATCCGGACCATCGTCCAGGGCAAGGCCGGCCAGGAGCCCGGGAAGTCCATCGAAACGATGCCGAACACGGGGCAGTACCTGTGA
- a CDS encoding tRNA (adenine-N1)-methyltransferase yields MSSETAANEATAATQAGVAASGLQPVGAARRRGPFREGERVQLTDERGRMNTITLEVGGAFHTHRGFLNHDEIIGKVDGSVVVNNVGQQYQTLRPLLSDFVLSMPRGAAVVYPKDAGQIVTMADIFPGARVVEAGVGSGALSISLLRAVGDNGYLHSFERREEFADIARGNVETIFGGHHPAWRITLGDFQDEVVRSEAPGSVDRVVLDMLAPWECLDAVATVLAPGGVWINYVATVTQLSRTAEAIRADGRFTEPDAWESMVRGWHLEGLAVRPDHRMVAHTGFLLVTRRLADGVTGISVKRRPSKTGFNEEDVNAWTPGAVGERLVSDKKLRRAARDAIAGTNVKDEPEITN; encoded by the coding sequence ATGAGCAGCGAAACTGCCGCCAACGAAGCCACAGCAGCAACCCAAGCCGGTGTTGCCGCCAGCGGGTTGCAGCCGGTGGGGGCTGCCCGGCGCCGGGGACCCTTCCGCGAGGGGGAGCGTGTCCAGTTGACCGACGAACGCGGCCGCATGAACACCATCACGCTGGAGGTCGGCGGCGCCTTCCACACGCACCGCGGTTTCCTGAACCACGACGAGATTATCGGCAAGGTTGACGGCTCCGTTGTAGTGAACAACGTTGGCCAGCAGTACCAGACCCTGCGTCCACTGCTCTCCGATTTTGTCCTGTCCATGCCCCGTGGCGCTGCCGTTGTCTATCCGAAGGACGCCGGCCAGATTGTCACCATGGCGGACATCTTCCCCGGAGCCAGGGTGGTCGAGGCCGGCGTGGGCTCGGGAGCGCTGTCCATCTCGTTGCTCCGCGCCGTCGGCGACAACGGCTACCTGCACTCCTTTGAACGCCGCGAGGAATTCGCGGACATCGCCCGCGGCAACGTGGAGACGATCTTTGGCGGCCATCACCCGGCCTGGAGAATCACCTTGGGAGATTTCCAGGACGAAGTCGTGCGCAGCGAGGCGCCCGGATCGGTTGACCGCGTGGTGCTGGACATGCTCGCCCCGTGGGAGTGCCTCGATGCCGTCGCCACGGTCCTGGCGCCCGGCGGCGTCTGGATCAACTACGTAGCCACCGTCACCCAGCTTTCCCGCACCGCTGAGGCCATCCGCGCCGATGGCCGGTTCACGGAGCCCGACGCATGGGAATCCATGGTTCGCGGCTGGCACCTGGAAGGACTGGCCGTCCGCCCGGATCACCGTATGGTGGCGCACACAGGTTTCCTGCTGGTCACCCGCCGCCTGGCCGACGGCGTCACCGGCATCTCGGTCAAACGGCGCCCTTCGAAAACCGGTTTCAACGAAGAAGACGTCAACGCCTGGACGCCCGGCGCAGTCGGCGAGCGGCTGGTTTCGGACAAGAAACTCCGGCGCGCTGCACGGGACGCCATTGCCGGCACCAACGTCAAGGATGAGCCGGAGATCACGAACTAG